The region CCTCACCGGCCGCGAGAACGTGTACCTGGTGGGCTCGCTGCACGGGATGACCGAGAAGCAGATCGACGAGCGCTTCGAGGAGATCATCGACTTCGCCGAGATCAAGCAGAAGTTCGTGGACACCCCGGTGCGCCACTACTCCAGCGGCATGAAGGTGCGGCTGGGCTTCGCCCTGATCTCCCAGCTGGAGCACCCGATCATGCTGGTCGACGAGGTGCTGGCGGTGGGCGACAAGGCCTTCAAGCGCAAGTGCTACGAGGCCATCGAGCGGATGCTGGCCAACCACCGGACCATGGTGCTGGTCTCCCACAACGAGGGCGACCTGCGCCGGTTCTGCAACCGCGGCCTGTACATCAAGGGCGGGGCGCTGGCGCTGGACACCGACATCGACGCCGCGCTGGCCGCCTACAACGAGGACACCAAGGCCGAGATCGCCAAGCGCAAGCAGGCCGAGGAGGCCAAGAAGAAGCGCGCGGAGGAGGCCGAGAAGAAGGCCGGCGGCGACAAGGACGGCGGCCAGGCCGCCTGACCCCCGCCGCGCCCCGAGGGCGCCCCAGGGGGCTCTCAGGGCCCGCAGAGGACACACGGTGCGCACTGCCGGAGGATTCCGGCGGTGCGCACTTTGTCATCTGACCCGACCGAAATGGCGCCACGCCGCTCTGAACAGGCCAAACGGACACCTGTGGCGTGTCAGTGATTGATTGACCACAGAGCGTGGGTGACGGTTGCTCTCACCGAGAACTCGAGAGGGACACGCCCATGGCCAACGGCACCGTGGCGCGCTCGACCGCGCGCCTCCTCGAACGCAGGCACGTCACCCGGGCGGGGATGAGCCGGATCGCCGTGATGGTCTCCGTCGGCGCCGCCGTCTGGTTCACCCGCCCGGACACCGTCGGCGGGCTGGCCGGATCGGCCTTCCTGGTGGCGGTGCTGTTCTGCGACTCCGTCCGCGAGCGCATGCGCGCCGGGCGCTACGACGCCCTCACCCTGTGGCTGTCCGCCATGCTCTCCCAGCTGCGCGAGTACATCGTCTACCTGGGCCTGGCCGTGGGCGCGGTGCTGGCCGGGGCCGGCGGGGCCTGGGGGTGGGCCGCCGGGGCCCTGGTGGCCCTGGCGCTGCGCGACGCGCTCCTGGTGGCCCGGGAGGCGCCGCCCGCGCCCCCGGTGCCGTCCCGGCGCGGCCGGGGCGCGGGGAAGGCGGCCGGGGAGGCGGCGGTGGCGCCCGCGGCGGCCGGACTCGTCCCGCGCCCGGCCACCGGGGGCCACGACCGGGACGGGGCCGCCGTGCCGTCCGGCCACCGGACCGCACGGCCGGGCCCCGGCCCGCGGCCGGGGCGGCCCCGGGGACGCCCCGCGGCCCCGCCCCGCCGCGTCAGCGGGGCAGGGGCGCGGCGGCGGGCGCCCGCCGCCGACCTCGCCCGGCGGCTGCTCGCCTTCCCCCAGCCGGTCCGCTTCCTGGCGATCGCCGTCACGGCCACGCTGTGGGACCCGCGGATCTCCTTCGTCACCCTCATCGTCGGCTGCGCCATCGCCATCACCACGGCGCTCGTCGACCCCGCGGCGGCCCACGGGGGGCGGCGGTGAACGGGGCGCAGGGGGCCGCGCGCACCGCCGGGACCGTCCCGGACCTACGCGCGCTCCGTGATGACGGTCACTTCTGCCGTCTGGCGGGGCGCGTCGCCCCGGGCCTGGTTCCGCCGCTCCCGACCGCGGCGGCGGCCGCGATGGTCGTCCTCGTCCTCCTGGCGGCGGACCGCGGGCTTCCGGCAGGCATTACCCTGTTCGCACCGGTCGCTGCCCTGCTACTGTCCGGAACGGCCTCGGGCCACCCCC is a window of Nocardiopsis changdeensis DNA encoding:
- a CDS encoding ATP-binding cassette domain-containing protein, giving the protein MAQTDYGTDLASGPVIEAKGLGVKFAVNRRRKRSLREMFIHGTKRDPNAEGDEFWPLRDVSFEVARGDCVGIVGKNGTGKSTLLKMIAGVLIPDEGEVHVRGKVAPLLELRAGFNDNLTGRENVYLVGSLHGMTEKQIDERFEEIIDFAEIKQKFVDTPVRHYSSGMKVRLGFALISQLEHPIMLVDEVLAVGDKAFKRKCYEAIERMLANHRTMVLVSHNEGDLRRFCNRGLYIKGGALALDTDIDAALAAYNEDTKAEIAKRKQAEEAKKKRAEEAEKKAGGDKDGGQAA